A stretch of the Alnus glutinosa chromosome 6, dhAlnGlut1.1, whole genome shotgun sequence genome encodes the following:
- the LOC133871742 gene encoding aspartyl protease family protein At5g10770-like: MGAPNSSFLLWFILFGFSAFLCLYAHEGSHTVEVSSLIPSTTCHASDKGPRSMASLKVMHKYGPCFESNKDEVAVPNHIEILLQDQSRVNSIHSRISKNSGSSKFRDSQATTLPAKSALPLGSGNYVVSIGLGTPIRDLRLVFDTGSDLTWTQCEPCARYCYNQVDPIFDPSKSTSYSSITCASPSCSLLASATGNQSPCPSRTSQCIYDIGYGDGSYSIGYFSKERLTITPSNVLDDFLFGCGQDNEGLFNGIAGLLGLGRNRISIVQQAAQKYGQFFSYCLPSTPSLTGYLTFGNDSGGVSNNVKFTPLLTLSQGASFYGLGLTGISVNGQQLSIPTSVFSTAGTIIDSGTVITRLPPMAYNELRTTFRKLMSGYPMTSSYSLFDTCYDFRKNNTVSIPKIGFLFGGLMVDLDPAGVFYVVSSSRTCLGFAGNNKTSDIVIIGNTQQQRLEVVYDVVGGRIGFGPAGCS; encoded by the exons ATGGGTGCTCCAAATTCCTCCTTCCTCCTCTGGTTTATCCTCTTTGGTTTCTCTGCTTTTCTATGCCTTTATGCCCATGAAGGAAGTCATACTGTTGAAGTCAGCTCTCTCATACCGTCAACTACTTGCCATGCTTCTGACAAAG GTCCAAGAAGCATGGCGTCCCTAAAAGTGATGCACAAATATGGGCCATGCTTTGAAAGCAACAAAGACGAAGTAGCAGTTCCAAATCACATTGAAATCCTCCTCCAAGACCAGTCCAGGGTCAATTCAATCCACTCCAGGATTTCCAAGAACTCCGGCAGTAGCAAATTTAGGGACTCTCAGGCCACCACCCTTCCAGCTAAATCCGCTCTCCCGCTCGGATCCGGCAACTACGTTGTCTCCATCGGCCTTGGCACGCCCATAAGAGACCTAAGACTTGTATTTGACACTGGCAGCGACCTTACTTGGACGCAATGTGAACCATGCGCCCGATATTGCTATAATCAAGTTGACCCAATCTTTGACCCTTCCAAATCCACATCGTATTCCAGCATTACATGCGCTTCGCCGTCATGCTCTCTACTCGCCTCTGCCACAG GAAACCAATCGCCTTGCCCCTCTCGTACTTCACAATGCATATACGACATAGGATACGGTGATGGATCATACTCAATTGGCTATTTCAGCAAAGAAAGGCTAACCATAACACCGTCAAACGTGTTGGACGATTTCTTATTTGGTTGTGGCCAAGACAACGAAGGACTCTTCAACGGCATCGCCGGGTTGCTAGGCCTCGGTCGCAACCGAATCTCTATCGTGCAACAAGCCGCACAAAAGTACGGccaatttttctcatattgtcTGCCCTCCACGCCTAGCTTAACGGGATATCTCACGTTCGGAAACGACAGTGGAGGGGTCTCCAACAACGTTAAGTTCACACCTTTGTTGACGCTTTCTCAGGGTGCATCGTTCTATGGGCTTGGTTTGACTGGAATAAGCGTTAATGGACAGCAACTATCGATTCCAACGTCGGTGTTTTCGACAGCAGGCACCATCATCGACTCTGGAACGGTCATAACGCGGTTGCCACCGATGGCGTACAACGAACTACGAACAACATTTCGAAAGTTGATGAGTGGTTATCCGATGACGAGCTCATATTCGTTATTCGATACGTGCTATGACTTTCGCAAGAACAATACTGTTTCGATTCCAAAAATTGGCTTTTTGTTTGGTGGTTTGATGGTGGATTTGGACCCCGCGGGGGTGTTTTACGTGGTGAGCTCGTCGCGGACTTGTTTAGGGTTTGCCGGAAACAATAAAACAAGCGACATAGTGATTATCGGGAATACTCAGCAACAAAGGTTGGAGGTGGTCTATGATGTTGTTGGAGGGAGGATTGGATTTGGCCCTGCTGGTTGTAGCTAG